A stretch of the Kroppenstedtia eburnea genome encodes the following:
- a CDS encoding energy-coupling factor transporter transmembrane component T family protein, producing the protein MKSISLYVDRDSILHRIDPVNKMIYILAAIALPILVPTLYTALICMLLSLLLLRIGKVFQKSLPVYGFVFLILITVILIQGLFHPANETPLFSLGPVTYYREGFLFALLITFRVINIVGSFLILVLTTKPSDLVESLVRRGLSPRFGYVLGSVFQIVPQMMSTMKTITDAQRSRGMETEGSLFVRIKAFLPLIGPVVLSSLIHVKERAMALEVRGFNAKGEKTFLHEEKAYVATRPIQWGLWIVMVTAAVWRIFL; encoded by the coding sequence GTGAAATCGATCAGTCTCTATGTGGACCGGGACTCCATCCTGCACCGGATCGATCCGGTCAATAAAATGATATATATTTTGGCGGCGATCGCCCTTCCGATCCTGGTTCCCACCTTGTATACGGCCCTGATCTGCATGTTACTCAGTCTTTTATTGCTCCGGATCGGAAAGGTGTTCCAAAAATCGCTGCCGGTTTACGGATTCGTCTTTCTCATTTTAATCACGGTGATTCTCATCCAGGGGTTGTTCCACCCTGCCAATGAAACACCTCTTTTCTCCTTGGGACCGGTAACTTATTACCGGGAGGGGTTCCTGTTTGCACTGCTGATCACCTTTCGGGTGATCAATATCGTCGGTTCCTTTCTGATCCTGGTTTTGACGACGAAGCCGTCGGATTTGGTGGAATCCCTGGTGCGCCGGGGGCTCTCCCCCCGCTTTGGGTATGTTCTCGGCTCCGTCTTTCAGATTGTTCCCCAGATGATGTCGACGATGAAAACGATCACCGATGCCCAACGTTCCCGGGGGATGGAGACGGAAGGGAGCCTGTTTGTACGGATCAAGGCCTTTCTCCCCCTGATCGGCCCTGTGGTGCTCAGTTCGTTGATCCATGTGAAAGAGCGGGCGATGGCACTGGAAGTGCGGGGGTTTAACGCGAAGGGGGAGAAAACCTTTCTCCATGAAGAAAAGGCGTATGTGGCCACGCGCCCCATCCAGTGGGGATTATGGATCGTGATGGTCACGGCGGCGGTCTGGAGGATTTTCCTATGA
- a CDS encoding ECF transporter S component, producing the protein MEKRSMWSFRFSTASLVLIPAAVGINYIGKLFAGVLKLPLWLDAIGTILASMLAGPVIGAISGAVNNIIYGLTMDPISFVYGITSLFIGLIAGVMTHKGWIQSWGKAVIVGLAVGLTAVVISTPLNVAFWGGQTGNLWGDAVFAAVMAKTSSIWLASFLDEIIVDLPDKVLVVLAAYAIYRGLPDNVRQMFHRNSQVEELD; encoded by the coding sequence ATGGAAAAGAGAAGCATGTGGTCGTTCCGTTTTTCAACCGCTTCACTCGTCTTGATTCCGGCGGCGGTCGGGATCAACTACATCGGAAAGCTGTTTGCCGGAGTTTTGAAACTGCCGCTGTGGCTGGATGCCATCGGGACGATCCTGGCCAGTATGCTGGCAGGACCGGTCATCGGGGCGATCTCCGGGGCGGTGAACAATATCATCTATGGGTTGACCATGGATCCGATTTCCTTTGTATACGGAATCACCAGTCTCTTTATCGGACTGATCGCCGGGGTCATGACCCACAAAGGGTGGATTCAGAGCTGGGGGAAAGCCGTGATCGTCGGGCTGGCCGTCGGTCTGACTGCAGTGGTGATCTCCACTCCGCTCAATGTCGCCTTCTGGGGCGGGCAGACGGGAAATCTGTGGGGCGATGCCGTCTTTGCTGCGGTCATGGCCAAAACCTCCTCCATCTGGTTGGCTTCTTTCCTTGATGAGATTATAGTCGACCTTCCAGACAAGGTATTGGTTGTCCTGGCTGCCTATGCCATCTACCGGGGACTTCCCGACAATGTGAGGCAAATGTTCCACCGCAACAGCCAGGTGGAAGAGCTGGATTGA
- a CDS encoding nucleoside deaminase: MDATSDGSGSGKCVPPSFGAVIVREGEVIATGVNETGKIQDPTAHAEIQAIREACRKLGKTVLDDCEMFASGEPCSMCMGAIQWAGFRAVWFAAAMEESERLGLKPAKGVDMIPVQKLEMNDREKHPFRLWERLQQQE; this comes from the coding sequence ATGGATGCAACAAGCGATGGATCTGGCAGCGGAAAATGTGTCCCGCCATCTTTTGGGGCTGTGATTGTCCGGGAGGGGGAAGTGATCGCCACCGGGGTCAATGAGACCGGAAAAATTCAGGATCCCACCGCCCATGCGGAGATTCAGGCGATTCGCGAGGCTTGCCGCAAACTGGGGAAGACGGTGTTGGATGACTGTGAAATGTTTGCCAGCGGTGAACCTTGTTCCATGTGCATGGGAGCGATCCAATGGGCCGGTTTCCGGGCGGTTTGGTTCGCCGCAGCGATGGAGGAGTCGGAACGTTTGGGGTTGAAACCCGCCAAAGGCGTCGATATGATTCCCGTGCAAAAGCTGGAGATGAATGACCGGGAGAAACACCCCTTTCGGTTGTGGGAGCGCCTGCAGCAGCAGGAATAG
- the gatB gene encoding Asp-tRNA(Asn)/Glu-tRNA(Gln) amidotransferase subunit GatB — MSQFETVIGLEVHAELSTQTKIFCGCSTEFGAPPNTQTCPICLGHPGVLPVLNRQAVEFAMKAALALNCNIADMSKFDRKNYFYPDLPKAYQISQYDQPIGTDGWLEIEVDGEKKRIGITRVHLEEDAGKLIHSDQGDGTLVDYNRVGVPLIEIVSEPDMRSPEEGRAYLEKLKQIIQYTGVSDVKMEEGSLRCDANISLRPVGSTTFGTKTEMKNLNSFRNVERALKYEEERQAQVLSEGGTIVQQTMRWLEDQGRTQVMRSKEEAHDYRYFPEPDLVRLQPDEAWIERVKDSLPELPDARRERYMSTFSLSAYDAGLLTSSPKIADFFDQVAAAGADPKSAANWVTSELLGYLNNQGKELEETQITADSLARMIQLIDRGTISSKLAKKVFKELVEQGGDPAKIVEEKGWVQISDEGKLKGIVSDVLQANPQSVVDYKNGKDRALGFLVGQVMKATKGKANPKMVNQLILENIGE; from the coding sequence ATGAGTCAATTTGAGACTGTGATCGGCCTGGAAGTCCACGCGGAACTGTCCACCCAAACCAAGATTTTCTGCGGCTGCTCCACCGAGTTCGGAGCTCCGCCCAACACACAGACCTGCCCCATCTGCCTCGGCCATCCCGGGGTGCTCCCGGTGCTGAACCGGCAGGCGGTGGAATTCGCGATGAAGGCTGCGCTGGCCCTCAACTGCAACATCGCCGATATGAGCAAATTCGACCGGAAAAACTACTTTTACCCCGACTTGCCCAAGGCATACCAGATCTCTCAATATGACCAACCGATCGGAACCGACGGCTGGCTGGAGATCGAGGTGGACGGAGAGAAGAAGCGAATCGGGATTACCCGCGTCCATCTGGAAGAAGATGCCGGCAAGCTGATCCACTCCGATCAGGGAGACGGTACGCTGGTGGATTACAACCGCGTCGGGGTGCCCCTGATCGAAATCGTGTCGGAGCCGGACATGCGTTCCCCGGAAGAAGGCCGGGCTTATTTGGAAAAATTGAAGCAGATCATTCAATACACCGGTGTCTCCGACGTAAAAATGGAAGAAGGTTCCCTTCGCTGTGACGCCAATATCAGCCTGCGACCCGTCGGAAGCACCACCTTCGGCACCAAGACGGAGATGAAGAATCTCAACTCCTTCCGCAATGTGGAACGGGCTCTCAAGTACGAGGAAGAGCGGCAGGCACAGGTTCTCTCCGAAGGTGGCACCATCGTTCAGCAAACGATGCGCTGGCTGGAGGATCAAGGGCGGACCCAGGTGATGCGGAGCAAGGAAGAAGCCCATGACTACCGCTATTTCCCCGAACCGGATCTGGTCCGGCTCCAACCCGATGAAGCGTGGATAGAGAGAGTGAAAGACTCCCTCCCGGAATTGCCCGATGCACGGCGGGAGCGTTATATGAGCACCTTCAGCCTGTCCGCCTATGATGCGGGTCTCTTGACCTCTTCCCCAAAAATCGCCGACTTCTTTGATCAGGTGGCGGCGGCGGGAGCCGATCCCAAGTCGGCGGCCAACTGGGTCACCTCGGAACTGCTCGGTTATCTGAACAACCAGGGCAAGGAGCTGGAGGAGACCCAAATCACCGCCGATTCCCTGGCACGGATGATTCAGCTGATCGACCGGGGAACCATCAGTTCCAAGCTGGCCAAGAAAGTCTTTAAAGAGCTGGTGGAACAGGGGGGAGACCCGGCCAAAATCGTGGAGGAAAAAGGCTGGGTACAGATCAGTGACGAAGGGAAACTGAAAGGGATCGTCAGTGATGTGTTGCAAGCCAATCCGCAATCGGTGGTCGACTATAAAAACGGGAAAGACCGGGCACTGGGCTTCTTGGTCGGCCAGGTGATGAAGGCGACCAAAGGGAAAGCCAACCCGAAGATGGTGAACCAGTTGATCCTCGAGAACATTGGTGAATGA
- the gatA gene encoding Asp-tRNA(Asn)/Glu-tRNA(Gln) amidotransferase subunit GatA: MSLLKKPLKEIHNGLESGELTASDLLDASLQRIRETDGTLRAFLQVDEAGARRRAQALDQRSGNRGPLAGIPMGIKDNISTEGVATTAGSKILEGYTPLYQATVMDRLEGAGANLVGKMNMDEFGMGSSNENSGFYETRNPWDPERVPGGSSGGSAAAVAAGQVSFALGSDTGGSIRQPAAFCGVVGLKPTYGRVSRFGLIAFASSLDQIGPLTGNVEDAAYVLQVMAGHDPLDSTSADVEVPDYLSALTGDVKGLKVAVPRELMGDGIAPGVKDRVNRALKVLEGLGAVVEEVSLPHLEYAVAAYYLLAPAEASSNLARYDGVRFGQRVAGENLIDMYSRTRSAGFGEEVKRRIMLGTYALSSGYYDAYYKKAQQVRTLIRRDFENIFDRYDVVVGPSAPTTAFKLGEKTEDPLTMYLNDICTIPVSLAGLPAVSVPCGLSDGLPVGLQIVGRPFAEARVLQVAHAYEQHGERLPEPKLGGGAQ; this comes from the coding sequence ATGTCGTTGTTGAAGAAACCTCTCAAGGAGATACATAACGGATTGGAGAGCGGGGAACTGACCGCCTCGGACCTCCTGGATGCCTCTCTGCAACGGATCCGGGAGACGGACGGCACCCTCCGCGCATTTCTGCAGGTGGACGAGGCTGGCGCCCGCCGGCGGGCCCAGGCGCTGGATCAGCGTTCCGGGAACAGGGGGCCTCTCGCGGGTATCCCCATGGGGATCAAGGATAATATCAGCACCGAGGGAGTGGCCACCACCGCCGGCAGTAAAATTCTGGAGGGATACACCCCTCTGTATCAGGCGACGGTGATGGACAGGCTCGAGGGAGCCGGGGCCAATCTGGTGGGAAAGATGAACATGGATGAGTTCGGCATGGGCTCTTCCAACGAAAACTCCGGTTTTTACGAGACCCGCAACCCTTGGGATCCGGAGCGCGTCCCCGGCGGTTCCAGCGGCGGTTCGGCGGCGGCAGTGGCGGCGGGGCAGGTCTCCTTCGCCCTCGGCTCCGATACCGGCGGCTCCATTCGGCAGCCGGCGGCTTTCTGCGGTGTGGTGGGTTTGAAGCCCACGTATGGACGGGTCTCCCGCTTCGGCCTGATCGCTTTCGCTTCCTCTCTCGATCAGATCGGCCCCCTCACCGGAAACGTGGAGGACGCCGCCTATGTCCTGCAGGTGATGGCAGGGCATGATCCCCTTGATTCCACTTCGGCGGATGTGGAAGTGCCCGACTATCTCTCCGCCCTCACCGGGGATGTAAAGGGGCTCAAAGTGGCAGTCCCCCGGGAACTGATGGGGGACGGGATCGCTCCCGGTGTGAAGGATCGGGTGAACCGGGCACTGAAGGTGTTGGAGGGTCTGGGAGCGGTGGTGGAGGAGGTTTCCCTGCCCCATCTGGAGTATGCTGTGGCGGCCTACTATCTGTTGGCTCCGGCAGAAGCCTCCTCCAACCTGGCCCGCTACGACGGGGTGCGTTTCGGCCAACGGGTCGCCGGGGAAAACCTGATCGACATGTACAGCCGCACCCGCAGCGCCGGTTTTGGGGAAGAGGTGAAACGGCGGATCATGCTGGGCACCTATGCCCTCAGCTCCGGATACTATGATGCCTACTACAAAAAGGCACAGCAGGTGAGGACCCTGATCCGTCGCGATTTTGAAAACATATTCGACCGATACGATGTGGTGGTGGGTCCCTCTGCCCCGACGACGGCATTCAAACTGGGAGAGAAGACAGAGGATCCCCTCACCATGTATCTGAATGATATCTGCACCATTCCGGTCAGCCTGGCCGGACTGCCCGCGGTGAGTGTTCCCTGCGGCCTCTCTGACGGATTGCCGGTGGGCCTCCAGATTGTGGGTCGCCCCTTTGCGGAAGCCCGGGTGCTTCAAGTGGCCCACGCTTATGAACAACATGGGGAACGCTTGCCGGAACCGAAGCTGGGAGGTGGCGCCCAATGA
- the gatC gene encoding Asp-tRNA(Asn)/Glu-tRNA(Gln) amidotransferase subunit GatC, giving the protein MAISKEQVEHVAQLARLSLTEEEARLYTGQLNDILQFAEKLNELDTEGVEPTSHVLPMANVLREDEKRPSLDREQALQNAPDQKDGMFRVPDVFEE; this is encoded by the coding sequence ATGGCGATTTCCAAAGAACAGGTGGAGCATGTGGCCCAGCTGGCCCGTCTCTCCTTGACTGAGGAGGAAGCCCGGCTGTACACCGGGCAGTTGAATGATATCCTCCAATTTGCCGAAAAACTGAATGAACTGGATACGGAGGGTGTGGAGCCCACCAGTCACGTATTGCCCATGGCCAACGTGCTGCGGGAGGATGAGAAGAGGCCTTCCCTGGACAGGGAGCAGGCATTGCAGAACGCACCGGATCAAAAAGACGGGATGTTCCGGGTTCCCGACGTTTTTGAGGAGTAA
- a CDS encoding SGNH/GDSL hydrolase family protein yields MKKALIGAAALIWVIWAAFHWDTREEAEAVKPEKPWMGVWTASQQEPSGEALEGMENRTLRLIIHPHLDGKKVRIRLSNQFGRQPVTFRDIYIGKVEEGAALLPRTNTRVTFGGKETVTIEPGMTAHSDPLRFKVEAGEDLAVSLYVPGESGPVSWHRLAKQRSYISGPGNHAAETEPGAFTQPIQAWYWLTGVDVIPHPRTTGGIVTLGDSITDGAGSTHSTNHRYPDVLSVRLRQEGIRMSVMNAGISGNKIWRDDPVYGPSALNRLKRDVLSQPGVTDVILLEGINDIGHTPHDYDAEHIIAGLKRIIDQAHERGLNIYGGTLLPYKGANYYTEEGNATRKKVNEWIRTAGAFDGVFDFERILRDPADPDRLHPAYDSGDHLHPNDAGYRAMAETVNLDRFRPDPPAEIY; encoded by the coding sequence ATGAAGAAAGCACTGATCGGGGCGGCGGCGCTGATCTGGGTGATATGGGCGGCGTTCCATTGGGATACCCGGGAAGAGGCGGAGGCGGTCAAGCCTGAGAAACCGTGGATGGGTGTCTGGACGGCCAGTCAACAGGAGCCCTCGGGAGAGGCGCTGGAGGGAATGGAGAACCGGACGTTGCGGCTGATCATCCATCCCCACCTGGATGGGAAGAAGGTGCGGATCCGCCTCTCCAATCAATTCGGGCGGCAACCGGTCACCTTCCGGGATATTTACATCGGGAAGGTGGAGGAAGGTGCGGCCCTGCTTCCACGTACCAACACCCGGGTCACTTTTGGAGGAAAGGAGACCGTCACCATCGAACCGGGGATGACGGCCCACAGCGACCCCCTTCGGTTCAAGGTGGAGGCGGGGGAGGATCTGGCGGTCAGCCTGTATGTGCCCGGGGAGAGCGGGCCTGTCAGCTGGCATCGGCTCGCCAAACAGCGCTCCTATATTTCCGGGCCGGGCAACCATGCGGCGGAGACGGAGCCCGGCGCTTTCACCCAACCGATCCAGGCCTGGTATTGGCTGACCGGTGTCGATGTGATCCCCCATCCCCGGACCACCGGGGGCATCGTCACCCTGGGGGATTCCATCACCGACGGAGCAGGCTCCACTCACAGCACCAACCATCGCTATCCCGATGTTTTGTCGGTTCGCCTTCGCCAGGAAGGGATCCGTATGTCTGTGATGAACGCCGGCATCTCGGGAAACAAAATCTGGCGGGATGACCCGGTATACGGGCCGAGCGCCCTGAACCGGCTGAAGCGGGATGTGTTGAGCCAGCCCGGCGTGACCGATGTGATCCTGCTGGAGGGGATCAACGATATCGGCCACACTCCCCACGACTATGATGCCGAGCACATCATCGCGGGGTTGAAGCGGATCATCGATCAGGCCCATGAGCGGGGGTTGAACATATACGGGGGGACCCTGCTGCCGTACAAAGGAGCCAATTACTACACCGAAGAGGGAAACGCCACCCGAAAAAAAGTGAACGAATGGATCCGCACTGCTGGCGCTTTTGACGGAGTGTTCGATTTTGAAAGGATCCTCCGCGACCCCGCCGACCCGGACCGCCTCCACCCGGCCTACGATTCCGGTGATCACCTCCACCCCAACGACGCCGGCTACCGGGCGATGGCGGAGACAGTCAACCTGGACCGATTCCGCCCGGATCCACCGGCGGAAATATATTGA
- a CDS encoding DUF5819 family protein encodes MKRFGISGPLWWAVLLAGVLAVHFFITFWYLTPNNPVKSKWWDSLYAYMDPLFTQNWQLFAPNPVSQHQDVWVKARVKDPGTGQVRETDWKNITGPMIQEKQPKRISSEDRILRQISVGARQFRSKDPKENQEGEWILQRSASTALGRALPDSNLSQVKIRVVTNLFPRFQDRHKGDDETPLHYQESAWLEYLPADPAPAKEWPE; translated from the coding sequence GTGAAACGGTTCGGCATCTCGGGCCCCCTGTGGTGGGCCGTACTGCTGGCGGGTGTTCTTGCCGTCCATTTTTTCATCACCTTTTGGTATCTGACACCCAATAACCCTGTGAAAAGTAAATGGTGGGACTCACTGTACGCCTATATGGATCCCCTGTTCACCCAAAATTGGCAACTCTTTGCCCCCAACCCCGTCTCCCAACATCAAGACGTCTGGGTCAAGGCCCGGGTGAAGGATCCCGGGACCGGTCAAGTTCGGGAGACGGACTGGAAAAACATCACCGGGCCGATGATCCAGGAGAAGCAACCGAAGCGAATCTCCTCGGAAGATCGAATCCTGCGGCAGATCAGTGTGGGGGCCCGCCAATTCCGAAGTAAGGATCCGAAGGAGAACCAAGAGGGGGAGTGGATTCTGCAACGGTCGGCCTCCACAGCCTTGGGACGAGCTTTACCCGACAGCAACCTCTCCCAGGTCAAAATCCGGGTGGTGACCAATCTCTTTCCCCGATTTCAGGATCGGCACAAGGGAGATGATGAAACCCCGCTTCATTATCAGGAGTCGGCCTGGCTGGAATACCTTCCGGCGGATCCCGCCCCGGCAAAGGAGTGGCCGGAATGA
- a CDS encoding DCC1-like thiol-disulfide oxidoreductase family protein has translation MIKRLEHFLTTRHLLIGTGLMRFFLGIGILYHLIFHYRERHLLWGAGGLWPTDKFLEASAKRGIVTLFQLSDSPWFFEVVYHLGILVVLMFILGFRTRLATVLTFLLVWSLYYRNPFITNGGDNIVRIQLFYLMFTQAGAAFSLDRWLQKRKKAGTPGWLAPYGAVLHNVAAAAIIIQLMFMYFTSGIYKVMGSMWQEGTAVYYAMRVQDYVWPGVSPWFWQSETVIVFLSYASVLFQVSFPFLLLNRYTKYLALLGAFTFHTGVGLMMNLALFSWYMIACEWILLGDREYHRLARLGKGIRAKGGAWMLKHRPAFFARWEVTVFYDGWCPFCTQSVNTARRLDWLRLLKFVSFREPGVPERFGLDPDRLEQRLHSTGDGKTFHEGIDGILQMVTRLPLLWPAVPFLFLSRWLGFGQRVYDWIAARRTILPTGGCDEHCSIEDPKKSS, from the coding sequence ATGATCAAACGCCTGGAACACTTCCTGACCACGCGCCATCTGCTGATCGGAACCGGCCTGATGCGCTTTTTCCTCGGGATCGGGATCTTGTATCATCTCATTTTCCACTACCGGGAACGACATCTGCTGTGGGGGGCCGGCGGATTGTGGCCGACGGACAAGTTTTTGGAAGCGTCAGCGAAGCGGGGGATTGTCACCCTGTTCCAACTGTCGGATTCCCCCTGGTTTTTCGAGGTCGTCTACCATCTCGGCATCCTGGTGGTCCTGATGTTCATTCTGGGATTTCGGACCCGGTTGGCGACAGTGCTCACTTTTTTACTGGTCTGGTCGCTTTATTACCGCAACCCTTTCATCACCAACGGCGGCGACAATATCGTGCGCATTCAGCTCTTTTATCTGATGTTTACCCAGGCGGGAGCCGCCTTTTCCCTGGACCGGTGGCTGCAAAAACGGAAAAAAGCCGGGACGCCGGGATGGCTCGCCCCTTATGGGGCGGTTCTGCACAATGTGGCGGCGGCGGCCATCATTATTCAACTGATGTTTATGTATTTCACATCGGGTATATATAAAGTGATGGGGTCGATGTGGCAGGAGGGGACCGCCGTCTATTATGCGATGCGGGTGCAGGATTATGTATGGCCGGGGGTGAGCCCCTGGTTCTGGCAATCGGAAACGGTGATCGTCTTTCTCAGCTACGCCTCCGTGTTGTTCCAAGTGTCCTTTCCTTTTCTGCTCCTCAACCGATACACCAAATACCTGGCCTTGTTGGGAGCGTTCACCTTTCACACCGGGGTGGGGCTGATGATGAACCTGGCTCTCTTCTCCTGGTATATGATTGCCTGTGAGTGGATTCTGCTCGGCGATCGGGAATACCATCGCCTTGCCCGCCTCGGAAAAGGGATCCGAGCCAAAGGAGGTGCCTGGATGTTGAAGCACCGACCCGCTTTTTTCGCCCGTTGGGAAGTGACTGTCTTTTACGACGGCTGGTGCCCCTTCTGCACCCAAAGCGTGAACACCGCCCGTCGGCTGGACTGGCTTCGCCTGTTGAAGTTTGTCTCCTTCCGGGAACCCGGGGTGCCGGAACGCTTCGGCCTCGATCCCGATCGGCTGGAACAGCGGCTCCACAGTACCGGGGACGGAAAAACCTTTCACGAGGGAATCGACGGAATCCTGCAGATGGTGACCCGCCTCCCGCTCCTGTGGCCGGCTGTCCCCTTTTTGTTTCTCTCCCGGTGGCTGGGCTTCGGCCAGCGGGTCTACGACTGGATCGCCGCCCGCAGAACCATCCTCCCCACCGGGGGCTGTGACGAACACTGCTCCATCGAGGACCCGAAAAAATCCTCGTAA